Proteins from one Gimesia maris genomic window:
- a CDS encoding isochorismatase family protein encodes MTQLRKWNVSFFCLVVILCSTLQAVPADEPPRVYQNRLQLLKNPEPLLADHPTFVQPIEEVRRYAAPILVDEEGADLSVRAWRFSYNARGIIEMPNRLRADKTAVIMVHPWGIDDGQGWRTPEPAGVCDFCTPTKNHLAAQHTRTVIDPFLKRMRPQVSLTMFSLIAPVDPIRKKLYRTFDYQPTEEERAEAKKQLKARLDSLPYKGQPLIEKLTLSSDRPVIDYFRQFPGLMSGDQYNGAGFWNVPVPVTADVTVHKDDVLIFDQEGYAPLKKFLNKHGIRHILLTGYATDMCFCKTTAGYENLSKDFNVFLVGDATLATFPANSSPRYATNAHISFASINHLITQVSWIKKLDK; translated from the coding sequence ATGACACAGCTTCGAAAATGGAACGTTTCATTCTTCTGCCTTGTGGTAATCTTATGTTCCACGCTTCAGGCTGTTCCTGCCGACGAACCACCGCGGGTGTATCAGAACCGGTTGCAGCTGCTCAAAAATCCGGAACCACTGCTGGCAGACCATCCGACATTCGTGCAGCCGATTGAAGAAGTCCGCCGCTATGCAGCACCGATTCTGGTTGATGAGGAAGGTGCCGACCTGAGTGTACGTGCCTGGAGATTCTCCTACAATGCGCGGGGCATCATCGAAATGCCGAACCGCCTGCGCGCCGATAAGACAGCGGTGATTATGGTCCATCCCTGGGGAATTGACGATGGCCAGGGCTGGCGCACACCCGAACCGGCGGGGGTCTGCGACTTCTGTACGCCGACCAAAAATCATCTCGCCGCACAGCATACGCGTACCGTGATTGATCCGTTTCTCAAGCGGATGCGGCCGCAGGTCTCGCTGACGATGTTTAGCCTGATTGCGCCCGTCGATCCGATTCGAAAAAAACTGTATCGCACGTTTGACTACCAACCCACGGAGGAAGAACGGGCGGAAGCAAAAAAACAGTTGAAAGCCCGACTCGACAGCCTGCCCTATAAAGGACAGCCTTTGATCGAGAAACTCACGCTTTCCAGCGATCGACCTGTGATCGATTACTTCCGCCAGTTTCCGGGCCTGATGTCGGGCGATCAATATAACGGCGCAGGTTTCTGGAATGTACCGGTCCCGGTGACCGCGGATGTGACCGTGCATAAAGATGACGTGCTGATTTTTGACCAGGAAGGGTATGCGCCTTTAAAGAAGTTTCTCAACAAGCACGGCATTCGGCACATTCTGCTGACCGGTTATGCGACCGACATGTGTTTCTGTAAAACGACCGCCGGTTATGAGAATCTCTCAAAAGACTTCAACGTCTTTCTGGTGGGAGACGCCACTCTGGCAACGTTCCCCGCCAACTCAAGTCCGCGTTATGCCACCAACGCACACATTTCGTTTGCCTCGATCAATCACCTGATCACACAGGTCTCGTGGATTAAAAAACTGGATAAGTAA
- a CDS encoding trimeric intracellular cation channel family protein: protein MSVDTLQYLLGMAGTVAFAVTGVLAVTPRGIDFFGACVLGLITAIGGGTIRDLILGVPVFWAADLNYIWVALGASFVAFLTERLLTRREIHRTMLYLDALGVSMFAIQAAQKVMWLDFGMPIAPILLGVLTAIGGGLLRDVLAGQPTLLKRRELYAIPVTCGCILYVFLLTWFPAYAVVTGVVCSLLILCLRGSAIYWDLHVPLWLTTQSRHTETKKPKDPGSH from the coding sequence ATGAGTGTAGACACCTTACAATATCTGCTGGGGATGGCGGGAACAGTCGCTTTTGCGGTGACGGGTGTGCTGGCGGTAACTCCACGGGGCATCGATTTTTTTGGTGCCTGCGTGCTGGGCCTGATTACCGCCATTGGTGGCGGCACGATCCGCGACTTAATTTTGGGAGTACCGGTCTTCTGGGCAGCGGACCTGAACTATATCTGGGTCGCTTTGGGTGCGAGTTTTGTTGCCTTTCTCACCGAGCGTTTACTGACCCGCAGGGAAATTCACCGGACCATGCTCTACCTCGACGCGCTCGGCGTCTCCATGTTTGCCATCCAGGCGGCACAAAAAGTGATGTGGCTCGACTTCGGTATGCCCATTGCGCCGATCCTGCTGGGAGTGTTGACCGCAATTGGCGGCGGACTGCTGCGGGATGTACTCGCGGGACAACCGACGCTGTTGAAACGCCGTGAACTCTATGCGATTCCCGTAACCTGTGGCTGCATCCTGTATGTCTTCCTGCTGACCTGGTTCCCGGCATACGCCGTTGTGACTGGTGTAGTCTGTTCGTTACTGATTCTCTGCCTGCGCGGCTCTGCCATCTACTGGGACCTGCACGTCCCTCTCTGGTTGACCACCCAGTCCAGGCACACTGAGACAAAGAAACCAAAAGATCCGGGCTCCCACTAG
- a CDS encoding DoxX-like family protein — protein MGIYVEIRIHGSMEELWEKTQNPELHERWDARFTSITYLPRAEESEPQQFEYATRLGFGLGIQGAGETVGSRDETTGRRTSSLRFWSDDAKSLIREGAGYWQYTPLEDGVRFVTGYDYQTRFGWLGRTFDRFVFRPLMGWATAWSFDRLRLWIEQGIDPGVSMQRTLIHGLARMTVAFVWIYQGLIPKLIARHADELAMLADAGVAASVAPAFLIIAGMAEVVLGATVLICFHRRWPLVLTVLLMLLVTIGVAISSPQYLSAAFNPVSLNLLLAVVALLGLSVMHDLPSARRCLRKKPETD, from the coding sequence ATGGGCATCTATGTAGAAATACGAATTCATGGTTCAATGGAAGAGTTGTGGGAGAAAACCCAGAACCCGGAATTGCATGAACGCTGGGACGCCCGCTTCACTTCGATCACCTATCTCCCCCGCGCCGAGGAATCTGAACCGCAGCAATTTGAATATGCAACGCGACTGGGTTTTGGTCTTGGCATCCAAGGCGCAGGTGAGACCGTTGGCAGTCGCGATGAAACCACTGGCCGACGTACCTCGTCGCTGCGTTTCTGGTCGGACGATGCCAAGTCCCTGATTCGTGAAGGCGCCGGTTACTGGCAGTACACTCCTTTGGAGGACGGCGTACGGTTCGTCACAGGCTACGATTACCAGACGCGGTTCGGCTGGCTGGGTCGTACTTTCGATCGCTTCGTCTTTCGACCGCTGATGGGTTGGGCGACCGCCTGGAGCTTCGACCGCCTGCGATTATGGATCGAGCAAGGCATTGACCCGGGGGTATCAATGCAGCGAACCCTGATCCACGGCCTGGCGCGAATGACAGTGGCATTCGTCTGGATCTACCAGGGGCTGATCCCCAAGCTGATCGCGCGACACGCGGACGAACTGGCGATGCTGGCAGACGCGGGGGTCGCCGCATCCGTTGCCCCTGCGTTCCTGATTATCGCGGGGATGGCAGAAGTGGTACTGGGGGCAACCGTGCTGATCTGTTTTCATCGTCGCTGGCCGCTGGTGTTAACCGTACTGCTGATGCTGCTGGTCACGATCGGCGTGGCGATCAGTTCGCCTCAATACCTGTCGGCGGCATTTAATCCGGTCAGCCTGAATCTGCTGCTGGCGGTCGTGGCTTTGCTGGGACTCTCCGTGATGCATGATCTGCCTTCCGCGCGACGTTGTCTCAGAAAAAAACCGGAGACTGACTGA
- a CDS encoding PVC-type heme-binding CxxCH protein yields MRFNAASNRTTFFLIRMVVLSFLIWQAFEVRCLAQGFSPGEAAQRMTVDSDFKVELVAAEPLVRQPVAIDFDDRGRLWVLQYLQYPNPAGLKRVKVDRFSRTTYDRIPEPPPTGPKGADRLTILEDTNGDGAFDKAKDFISDLNIASGFAFGYGGVFVLQTPYLLFYPDRNRDDIPDGDPEVLLKGFGMEDTSSVANSLVWGPDGWLYGTQGTNITALIRGIEFEQGIWRYHPVSRKFELFMEGGGNMWGLDFDEFGNLLAGTNYGGYLMIHCVQGAYYEKSFAKHGELHNPFALGYFQHVPHKNFQGGHVTVGGILYQSDQFPAPYRNKYIAVDTLGHAVRWHHVLPDQSTFRSENGGVLLQANDTWFAPSDAIQGPDGAVYVADWHDQRTAHPDPDATWDRRNGRVFRISHRSAKPVRHVDPHSLSSEQLVDVLGSSNAWQVRRARRILAERRDKQVIDQLRTLSQNPDNPSLALQALWTLNTLDAFDQNRESSLLAHQDPHIRAWTIRLIGDTKQVSDENGQKLLSIAKTDTSPTVISQLASSAKRLPAQQCIALVRTLLNRSEFRNDPHIPLLLWWALERYSISSLPEVLQAFSRPGDWQNLFLREVILGRLMRRYAGEGSNASLVACARLLAAAPEKTERKRMISELDAGLKMLGRERLPGLPLGPKYGNIAAITRVEKSNQVTRLKTLPPELADQLATIWDDKTTDPLIIRVAMRLGSKAAYDRALALATDKTCTEKTRLDMLAILQELGDSRECRDRVLKLVGGSETPTIQLAALNLLSRFADERITERLLAQYEKMDATLRSQTRDVLLGRADSAFAFLQEIDQGTYPPTEVTADQLRRVALHNDVRLNEIVRKHWGNIRAGTPEEKLAEIRRISNDLRAGSGNLDQGKLLFEKQCATCHKLFDTGKTIGPDLTKANRQDQSFLLVSIVDPNTQIRKEYLNYVLVTVDGRVLNGLLVEETPASVTLLNAKNERTTVSRNDIEELKASPVSLMPEDLLKKLTPQQVRDLFQYLQTEK; encoded by the coding sequence ATGCGATTCAATGCAGCATCCAACAGAACCACTTTTTTTCTGATCAGAATGGTTGTTCTGTCTTTTTTGATCTGGCAGGCCTTTGAAGTACGCTGCCTGGCACAGGGCTTTTCGCCGGGCGAAGCGGCCCAGCGCATGACGGTCGACAGCGACTTCAAAGTCGAGCTGGTCGCTGCTGAACCGTTAGTTCGCCAGCCGGTCGCGATTGACTTTGATGATCGTGGGCGGCTCTGGGTGCTGCAATATCTGCAATATCCCAATCCTGCCGGTTTGAAACGGGTTAAGGTCGATCGCTTTTCTCGGACCACTTATGACCGGATTCCCGAACCTCCCCCGACCGGGCCGAAAGGCGCCGACCGCCTGACGATTCTGGAAGATACCAACGGCGACGGCGCGTTTGACAAAGCGAAAGATTTTATCAGCGATCTGAATATCGCGTCCGGTTTTGCCTTCGGTTATGGTGGCGTATTTGTGCTGCAGACACCATACCTGCTCTTTTATCCGGATCGCAACCGGGATGATATTCCCGACGGCGATCCGGAAGTGCTGCTGAAAGGCTTTGGCATGGAAGACACCAGTTCGGTCGCCAATTCACTGGTCTGGGGACCCGATGGCTGGCTGTATGGAACACAGGGAACCAACATCACCGCCCTCATCCGGGGGATTGAATTCGAGCAGGGCATCTGGCGCTATCATCCGGTGAGCAGGAAATTCGAACTGTTCATGGAAGGGGGCGGCAACATGTGGGGCCTGGATTTCGACGAGTTTGGCAATCTCCTCGCGGGCACCAACTACGGCGGCTATCTGATGATTCATTGTGTGCAGGGTGCCTACTACGAAAAGTCGTTCGCCAAACACGGTGAACTGCATAATCCGTTTGCGCTGGGCTACTTTCAGCACGTGCCTCACAAAAACTTTCAGGGAGGACACGTCACGGTGGGCGGCATCCTGTATCAGAGCGATCAGTTCCCCGCCCCATACCGCAACAAATACATCGCCGTCGATACGCTCGGGCATGCCGTCCGCTGGCATCATGTGCTGCCGGACCAGTCCACGTTCCGCAGTGAAAATGGGGGCGTCCTCTTGCAGGCCAACGATACCTGGTTTGCGCCCAGCGATGCAATCCAGGGGCCCGATGGAGCTGTCTACGTCGCCGACTGGCACGACCAGCGAACCGCGCACCCCGATCCGGATGCGACCTGGGATCGCAGAAACGGACGCGTGTTTCGTATCAGCCATCGATCTGCCAAACCGGTTCGGCACGTCGATCCCCACTCCCTTTCCAGCGAACAACTGGTCGACGTGTTGGGCAGCAGTAATGCATGGCAGGTCAGACGCGCACGCAGGATTCTGGCAGAGCGACGTGACAAGCAGGTTATCGACCAGCTCAGAACGCTCTCGCAAAATCCAGACAATCCATCACTCGCTTTACAGGCGCTCTGGACGTTAAACACGCTGGACGCCTTTGATCAAAATCGGGAAAGCAGTCTGCTCGCACACCAGGATCCCCACATCAGGGCCTGGACCATTCGGCTCATCGGTGACACAAAACAGGTCTCTGACGAAAACGGACAGAAACTGTTATCAATTGCCAAAACTGATACCAGCCCGACCGTCATCAGTCAACTGGCCAGTTCTGCCAAGCGGCTCCCTGCACAACAATGTATCGCTCTGGTTCGCACGTTATTGAATCGCAGTGAATTCAGAAATGATCCCCATATTCCGCTGTTACTCTGGTGGGCGCTGGAACGATATTCGATTTCAAGTTTACCAGAGGTACTGCAAGCTTTTTCCCGTCCGGGCGACTGGCAGAATCTTTTTCTGAGGGAGGTGATCCTGGGACGTCTGATGCGTCGCTATGCCGGCGAAGGGAGCAACGCAAGTCTGGTCGCCTGTGCCCGGTTACTGGCAGCAGCCCCGGAGAAAACAGAGCGCAAACGGATGATTTCCGAACTGGATGCCGGGTTGAAAATGCTGGGTCGCGAACGTCTGCCCGGGCTTCCCCTCGGTCCCAAATACGGTAATATCGCTGCCATCACTCGCGTGGAGAAATCGAATCAGGTCACGCGATTGAAAACCCTTCCCCCGGAACTCGCCGACCAACTTGCCACGATCTGGGACGACAAAACCACCGACCCGCTCATCATTCGTGTCGCCATGCGGCTCGGTAGCAAGGCCGCTTATGATCGTGCCCTGGCATTGGCGACAGATAAAACATGCACAGAAAAAACACGTTTAGACATGCTGGCAATTCTGCAGGAACTGGGGGACTCCCGGGAATGTCGGGATAGGGTGTTAAAGCTGGTGGGCGGTTCGGAAACGCCCACCATTCAACTGGCGGCACTCAATCTGTTGAGCCGCTTCGCTGATGAGCGGATTACAGAGCGTCTTCTGGCTCAGTATGAAAAGATGGATGCAACTCTGCGATCTCAGACCCGCGATGTTCTGCTGGGGCGCGCTGACTCTGCGTTCGCATTTTTGCAGGAAATCGATCAGGGAACCTATCCGCCAACAGAAGTCACTGCCGATCAGTTACGAAGAGTGGCCTTACACAATGATGTCAGGCTGAATGAAATCGTCCGCAAGCACTGGGGTAATATTCGCGCAGGGACACCGGAAGAAAAACTGGCCGAGATCCGGCGCATCTCCAATGACCTGCGTGCCGGTTCGGGAAATCTGGATCAGGGGAAACTGCTGTTCGAGAAACAGTGTGCGACCTGCCATAAGCTGTTTGATACCGGCAAAACAATCGGGCCGGACCTGACCAAAGCTAATCGTCAGGACCAGAGTTTTCTGCTGGTCAGCATCGTCGACCCGAATACGCAGATCCGCAAAGAGTATTTGAACTACGTACTGGTCACTGTCGATGGACGCGTACTGAACGGACTGCTGGTGGAAGAAACTCCCGCCAGTGTGACGCTGCTCAATGCGAAAAATGAGCGCACCACGGTCAGCCGAAATGACATTGAGGAACTGAAAGCGTCTCCCGTTTCTCTGATGCCCGAAGACCTGCTGAAAAAACTGACGCCCCAGCAGGTCCGTGATCTGTTTCAGTATTTACAAACAGAGAAATAG
- a CDS encoding disulfide bond formation protein B → MNKHLGFWIAHFNILAVCMVLLGAFGVQFGEQEVPCPLCMLQRMAMMLCALGSCYIILQARSGSLTRADFAAGYGMSILAAVCGACISTRQILIHIVPPDPGYGDPVLGLHLYTWALVVFLVVLIDSGLNLMFVPELVTDHPIEFNWVSKAVIGILGAVIIANLLSVFCQEGFHWVLPDDPVRYELFYDLGLFKSP, encoded by the coding sequence ATGAACAAGCACCTTGGGTTCTGGATTGCTCATTTTAATATTCTTGCAGTCTGCATGGTCCTGCTGGGCGCTTTTGGTGTTCAGTTTGGTGAGCAGGAAGTTCCCTGTCCGCTGTGTATGCTGCAGCGAATGGCCATGATGCTCTGTGCTCTCGGGTCATGCTATATCATCCTGCAGGCCAGATCAGGGTCTCTTACTCGAGCTGACTTTGCAGCAGGTTATGGCATGAGTATCCTGGCTGCCGTCTGTGGCGCATGCATTTCGACACGTCAGATTCTGATTCACATTGTTCCCCCCGATCCCGGCTATGGTGACCCTGTGTTGGGACTGCATTTATACACTTGGGCTCTGGTGGTCTTCCTCGTAGTGCTGATCGATAGCGGACTCAATCTGATGTTTGTCCCCGAACTGGTAACGGATCACCCGATTGAATTCAACTGGGTCTCGAAGGCTGTCATTGGCATATTGGGAGCAGTCATTATCGCCAATTTGCTCAGTGTCTTCTGCCAGGAAGGCTTTCACTGGGTTCTACCGGATGACCCGGTACGCTATGAATTGTTTTACGATCTCGGCCTCTTCAAATCGCCCTGA
- a CDS encoding zinc ribbon domain-containing protein YjdM codes for MSDLPNCPECDSEYTYEDRDLLVCPSCGHEWNPGDTAAGAAAGPVVRDANGNELTNGDTITVIKDLKVKGSSTVVKVGTKVKNIRLVEGDHDIDCKIPGIGAMQLKSEFVKKA; via the coding sequence ATGAGCGATTTGCCGAACTGTCCGGAATGTGATTCGGAATATACGTATGAAGACCGGGATTTGCTGGTTTGTCCGTCCTGTGGTCACGAGTGGAATCCAGGTGACACTGCTGCAGGCGCCGCGGCGGGCCCGGTCGTCAGAGATGCGAACGGTAATGAACTGACCAATGGTGATACGATCACGGTGATCAAAGACCTGAAAGTGAAAGGCTCCTCTACCGTCGTGAAGGTCGGCACAAAAGTCAAAAACATCCGCCTGGTAGAAGGCGATCACGACATCGACTGTAAAATCCCCGGCATCGGTGCCATGCAGTTGAAATCAGAATTTGTCAAAAAAGCATGA
- a CDS encoding XylR family transcriptional regulator, with translation MQEQSRVAILIDTSSGHGRGLLNGMIRFQREIGSWSVIFRSHQPDQPAPAWLQKADIDGVLARIPHKQMADILRKRRLPVIDMPYTREGFGFPSLFTDNQKIVELAAQHLLDRGIRHFGFCGWPRGLNSRMDERCDLFVQTLADAGCTCSLFPEQNDRWDASHWENDQQGIAEWLITLPKPAGVMACYDDRGQHVLEACQIVGLKVPDEVAVIGSDNDDLICKLSSPPLTSIDAGFERIGYEAASLLEQMMKQGEQPEPVQLFPPARLVQRQSTNIVAVEDQDLAAALRFIRDHASQRITVEDILAEVPISRSSLERRMKKFIGRTPKEEILRVQLERVQQLLAETQLSLTEIAFKTGFDHPHYLAALFKRKFQQTPGSFRRAVRK, from the coding sequence ATGCAGGAACAGTCGAGAGTTGCCATTCTGATCGACACCTCGTCGGGTCATGGACGGGGGCTGCTGAACGGGATGATCAGGTTCCAGCGCGAAATCGGATCCTGGTCGGTCATCTTCCGCTCGCATCAGCCCGATCAACCGGCGCCCGCCTGGCTGCAAAAAGCAGACATTGATGGTGTCCTCGCCCGCATTCCTCACAAGCAGATGGCCGACATCCTCCGCAAACGCAGGCTGCCTGTGATCGACATGCCTTACACCCGGGAAGGTTTTGGCTTCCCCAGTCTGTTCACCGACAATCAGAAAATTGTGGAACTGGCGGCACAACATTTACTCGACCGGGGGATTCGCCATTTCGGGTTTTGTGGCTGGCCCCGCGGTTTGAATTCCCGCATGGATGAACGCTGTGACCTGTTCGTACAAACTCTCGCTGATGCCGGCTGTACCTGCAGTCTCTTTCCGGAACAGAATGACCGCTGGGACGCCAGCCACTGGGAGAATGATCAACAGGGCATCGCCGAATGGCTGATCACATTACCCAAACCCGCTGGAGTTATGGCCTGTTATGATGACCGGGGGCAACATGTGCTTGAGGCCTGTCAGATCGTCGGCCTGAAAGTCCCCGATGAAGTCGCCGTCATTGGTTCCGATAATGATGATCTGATCTGCAAACTCTCGTCACCCCCGCTCACCAGCATCGACGCCGGATTTGAACGCATCGGCTACGAAGCGGCTTCCCTGCTGGAACAGATGATGAAACAGGGGGAGCAGCCTGAACCAGTCCAGCTGTTTCCTCCGGCCCGACTGGTACAACGACAGTCCACCAACATCGTCGCCGTGGAAGATCAGGACCTGGCAGCAGCCCTGCGATTCATTCGCGATCATGCCAGTCAGAGAATTACAGTGGAAGACATCCTGGCGGAAGTTCCCATCTCCCGCAGCAGCCTGGAACGGCGGATGAAAAAGTTTATCGGCCGCACTCCCAAAGAAGAAATCCTGCGCGTGCAGCTCGAACGCGTGCAGCAGTTGCTGGCAGAGACGCAGTTATCGCTGACAGAAATTGCGTTCAAAACGGGTTTCGATCACCCGCATTACCTGGCTGCCTTATTCAAACGCAAATTTCAGCAGACACCAGGCAGCTTCCGACGCGCGGTTCGCAAGTGA
- a CDS encoding sigma-70 family RNA polymerase sigma factor, which translates to MSGFTEMMHAVQAGDQDTAEKMLPLVYDELRKLAADYLAKEQSGHARQATSLVHEAYLRLVGNDAEWNGEGHFFGAAAIAIRRVLVENARTRRSLKRGGDAVRLELDDVSPAISPEPVEDLIALDEALDRLSAVNPRATELVQLLYFSGLTLSQSAEVMGISPRSADRLWAYAKAWLRREMRSNFENS; encoded by the coding sequence ATGTCTGGATTCACTGAAATGATGCACGCCGTTCAGGCGGGAGACCAGGATACCGCGGAAAAAATGCTGCCTCTGGTCTATGATGAACTGCGAAAACTCGCAGCAGATTATTTAGCGAAAGAACAGTCCGGCCATGCCCGACAGGCCACATCTTTAGTCCATGAAGCCTATCTGCGCCTGGTGGGAAACGACGCGGAATGGAACGGGGAAGGACACTTCTTTGGTGCGGCTGCGATTGCCATCCGCCGTGTTCTGGTGGAAAACGCGCGGACTCGCAGAAGTCTCAAACGGGGTGGTGATGCGGTGCGTCTGGAACTGGACGATGTGAGCCCCGCCATTTCTCCTGAACCGGTGGAAGATCTGATTGCGCTGGATGAGGCACTTGACCGGCTCTCCGCTGTGAACCCACGAGCCACAGAGTTGGTTCAACTTCTTTATTTTTCGGGACTTACGCTAAGCCAATCTGCGGAAGTAATGGGAATATCGCCCCGCTCTGCCGACCGCCTGTGGGCGTATGCGAAAGCCTGGCTTCGCCGGGAAATGCGCAGTAATTTCGAAAATTCCTGA
- a CDS encoding DUF5993 family protein, which yields MIKNAHGLPLNDKGIALDTLILLLILFTFFAMRWRKRWFVYLPFFVSLMATFLLFLCHATDSLKLNF from the coding sequence ATGATTAAAAATGCTCACGGACTTCCTCTGAACGATAAAGGAATCGCCTTGGATACTCTGATTCTGTTGCTCATCCTTTTTACATTCTTCGCGATGAGGTGGCGCAAGCGCTGGTTCGTCTATCTCCCCTTCTTTGTCTCCCTGATGGCGACCTTCCTCCTGTTTCTGTGTCACGCGACGGATTCGCTGAAACTCAATTTCTGA
- a CDS encoding DUF4166 domain-containing protein, which yields MASIYQRVLGSDFEKLHPKIQERFGFSSEDRIASIGTGIMDELWRGRFYTVPFLYLGTWRRIMFPEYGNHIPFTIENYAYQDRFGRETVTWVRTFEGRKQRRFDAYMIYSEQRNRIVDYLGSHQHLAVDLDLSVDERGGMRIRSGAQRFYEGPLGFSFPLFFSGIADVCEWYDDDDEKYRIQVEVTNRTWGRLFGYRGAFDVVWRKTDETGIPYHIKPLREEQRE from the coding sequence ATGGCCTCGATTTATCAGCGGGTTCTTGGATCCGATTTTGAGAAACTGCACCCGAAGATCCAGGAACGTTTCGGGTTCAGCAGTGAAGACAGAATCGCCTCGATCGGCACGGGAATCATGGATGAACTCTGGCGCGGCCGATTCTATACGGTCCCTTTTCTTTACTTGGGAACGTGGCGACGCATCATGTTTCCCGAGTATGGCAATCACATTCCTTTCACCATTGAGAACTATGCCTACCAGGACCGGTTCGGTCGGGAAACGGTGACCTGGGTACGGACCTTCGAAGGCCGCAAACAACGGCGCTTCGATGCGTATATGATTTATAGCGAACAGCGAAACCGGATTGTCGATTACCTGGGATCACATCAGCATCTCGCCGTCGACCTGGATCTGTCAGTGGATGAACGGGGAGGCATGCGAATCCGGTCCGGGGCGCAGCGATTTTATGAAGGACCGCTTGGCTTTTCCTTTCCGTTATTTTTTTCGGGAATTGCCGATGTGTGCGAGTGGTATGACGACGACGACGAAAAGTATCGCATCCAGGTGGAAGTCACGAACCGCACCTGGGGCCGCCTGTTTGGATATCGGGGCGCATTTGATGTTGTCTGGAGAAAGACCGATGAAACAGGCATTCCGTATCACATCAAACCGCTGCGGGAAGAACAGCGCGAATAG